A single Marinitoga aeolica DNA region contains:
- a CDS encoding ZIP family metal transporter, with the protein MELTGSQIFTYGALASLIAGSATALGAIPIFFMKKQMTEKQLDMALGFAAGVMLAATMFSLIVPAIDLGGITITVIGIIVGAVILELMDTFAPHEHFLKGHEGPNMAVVKKVWLFVIAITLHNFPEGMAVGVSFGGGTTEMIKNGIIVATAIGIQNIPEGTATAVSFLKAGYSKKQAFWYSAFSGWVEPIGGVIGAGFIVLMRPALPFFLALAAGAMLYVISDEIIPETHSHGYERAATFSLITGFLVMMILDNALG; encoded by the coding sequence TGGAAGTCAAATATTTACTTATGGAGCTTTAGCTAGTTTAATAGCAGGTAGTGCTACTGCCCTTGGAGCCATACCTATATTTTTTATGAAAAAACAAATGACAGAAAAACAATTGGATATGGCTTTGGGGTTTGCAGCCGGAGTAATGCTTGCTGCTACAATGTTTTCATTAATTGTTCCAGCAATTGACCTTGGTGGTATTACTATAACAGTCATTGGTATTATTGTAGGTGCTGTTATTTTAGAATTAATGGATACTTTTGCACCACATGAACATTTTTTAAAAGGTCATGAAGGTCCGAACATGGCAGTTGTAAAAAAAGTATGGTTATTTGTTATAGCTATTACTTTACATAATTTTCCAGAAGGTATGGCTGTTGGCGTAAGTTTTGGTGGTGGTACAACAGAAATGATTAAAAATGGTATTATTGTAGCAACAGCTATTGGAATACAAAATATTCCAGAAGGAACAGCTACTGCAGTTTCATTTTTAAAGGCCGGTTATTCTAAAAAACAAGCTTTTTGGTATTCTGCATTTTCTGGATGGGTTGAACCTATAGGTGGAGTTATTGGTGCAGGATTTATTGTTTTAATGAGACCAGCTTTGCCTTTCTTTCTTGCGTTAGCTGCAGGAGCTATGTTATATGTAATTAGTGATGAAATTATTCCAGAAACACATTCACACGGTTATGAAAGAGCTGCAACATTCTCTTTAATTACTGGATTTTTGGTAATGATGATTCTTGATAATGCACTTGGATGA
- a CDS encoding EamA family transporter, translating to MVYLWLIIRITLLGYERIAGKKITTHEDEILSSWAFFFFSFLAFFPFFNHISFISLKSAIFSGTIYAFSFFLYVYALANEDASVIAPLYNMNVIFLIITTAIFLNEKITITKILGSLLMLYGVSFLKKDNNLKESYKNILKSKGAVAMLISSGLMAIGRTIDGYFIRNIDSLSYSISIYLIVSIYFFIVTMIKYKSIKPHIKIIKNKISPLISGGISNAYSYIALLNMFKYIDVSIAEPVSMSSALITAFFAKFIFKEKVAIRILGTILLILGAFIIYL from the coding sequence ATGGTGTATCTCTGGTTAATAATTAGAATTACATTATTAGGTTATGAAAGAATTGCTGGAAAGAAAATAACAACCCATGAAGATGAAATTCTATCTTCATGGGCATTTTTCTTTTTCTCTTTTTTAGCTTTTTTCCCATTTTTTAATCACATAAGTTTTATTTCATTAAAATCCGCTATCTTTAGTGGAACTATATATGCATTTTCATTCTTTTTATATGTTTACGCACTTGCAAATGAAGATGCTTCTGTAATCGCTCCTTTATACAATATGAACGTTATTTTTTTGATAATCACTACTGCTATTTTTTTAAATGAAAAAATTACTATTACTAAAATTTTGGGTAGTTTGTTAATGTTATATGGCGTTTCATTTTTAAAGAAAGATAATAATTTAAAGGAGTCATATAAAAATATTTTAAAAAGCAAAGGTGCTGTGGCAATGTTAATTTCTTCTGGATTAATGGCAATAGGTAGGACTATAGATGGATATTTCATAAGAAATATTGATTCATTAAGCTATTCGATTTCGATATATTTAATAGTTAGTATATACTTTTTTATAGTTACTATGATAAAATATAAATCAATAAAACCTCATATAAAAATTATTAAAAACAAAATTTCTCCTTTGATAAGTGGAGGAATTTCTAATGCTTATTCATATATTGCATTGTTAAATATGTTTAAGTATATTGATGTTAGTATAGCAGAACCTGTTTCTATGAGCTCTGCGCTTATTACTGCATTTTTTGCAAAATTTATTTTTAAAGAAAAAGTCGCTATTAGAATTTTAGGAACAATATTATTAATCTTAGGAGCTTTTATTATATATTTATAA
- a CDS encoding class I SAM-dependent methyltransferase, giving the protein MAKEDYKIKRLGQVFTPENIAQKMIKLIKRGNRILEPSCGDGIFIRLLKNKDIIGIEKDLEITNCLKMDFFDYPVSEKFDTIIGNPPYVAFKDILKDTKKKLPMEIFDKRANLFLFFIYKSFLHLSKNGEIIFITPRDFFSLTSAIKLNNLLFENGTITDVIEFGDERVFGYEFSPNVIIWRYEKNNFDRKVNYNGEIRYFYNVEGHFLFLKNNDYTLKLKDIAYVKVGGASGADKIFTHESGNIDVVCSYTKRTGKTKKMIYNMVNDHLLKNKKKLIKRKIRKFNEENWYKWGRDFYISDKPRVYVNTRTRDTKPFFLHNSIYYDGSILGIFPKKNIDIMEFKDMLNIVDWEDLGFVCDGRYIFNQRKLENTLLPSSFEIFK; this is encoded by the coding sequence ATGGCTAAAGAAGATTATAAAATTAAAAGGCTTGGTCAGGTTTTTACACCAGAAAATATCGCACAAAAAATGATTAAATTAATAAAAAGAGGAAACAGAATATTAGAGCCATCCTGTGGGGATGGTATTTTTATTCGTTTACTCAAAAATAAAGATATTATTGGCATAGAAAAAGATTTAGAAATAACTAATTGTCTAAAAATGGATTTTTTTGATTATCCTGTTTCAGAAAAATTTGATACTATAATTGGAAATCCACCATATGTTGCTTTTAAAGATATTTTAAAAGATACAAAGAAAAAACTACCTATGGAAATTTTTGATAAAAGAGCTAATTTATTCTTATTCTTTATATATAAATCATTTTTACATTTGTCAAAAAACGGTGAAATTATATTTATTACCCCAAGGGATTTTTTTAGTCTAACCTCTGCTATAAAATTAAATAATTTATTATTTGAAAATGGAACTATTACTGATGTAATTGAGTTTGGTGATGAAAGAGTTTTTGGTTATGAATTCTCACCTAATGTTATTATATGGAGATACGAAAAAAATAATTTTGATAGAAAAGTAAATTATAATGGTGAAATACGATATTTTTATAATGTTGAAGGTCATTTCTTGTTTTTAAAAAATAATGATTATACTTTAAAACTTAAAGATATAGCATATGTAAAGGTTGGTGGAGCCAGCGGAGCAGATAAGATATTTACTCATGAAAGCGGTAATATAGATGTTGTTTGTTCATATACAAAAAGAACAGGAAAAACAAAAAAAATGATATACAATATGGTTAATGATCACTTATTAAAAAATAAGAAAAAATTAATTAAAAGAAAGATTAGAAAATTTAACGAGGAAAACTGGTATAAATGGGGTAGAGATTTTTATATTTCTGATAAACCAAGAGTTTATGTAAATACAAGAACCAGAGATACTAAACCTTTTTTTCTTCATAATTCTATATATTATGATGGTAGTATATTGGGGATTTTTCCTAAAAAAAATATTGATATTATGGAATTTAAAGATATGCTAAATATTGTAGATTGGGAAGATTTGGGGTTTGTTTGTGATGGAAGATATATTTTTAATCAAAGAAAATTAGAAAATACATTATTACCCAGCTCTTTTGAAATATTTAAATAA
- a CDS encoding potassium channel beta subunit family protein, translating into MEYRRLGKAGIKVSELSLGSWLTFGNQLDVANVKACMREAFNHGVNFFDNAEAYANGLSESLMGLALKEYRRTDLVISTKIFWGGNGPNDRGLSRKHILEGTWESLKRLQLDYVDLIFCHRPDPETPIEETVLAMDYVIRNGLAMYWGTSEWSAEQIEAAHKAAKELNCIPPTMEQPQYNMFVREKVEKEFKPLYEKYGLGLTTWSPLASGLLTGKYNNGIPEDSRLAKFKSLAERMKENGLLSDENIEKVKKLSNIAKDLGASMPQLALAWLLKNPNVSTVITGASRVEQVKENMKAVEVKEKLTEDIMQEIEKILNNKPE; encoded by the coding sequence ATGGAATATAGAAGACTTGGAAAAGCTGGTATTAAAGTGAGTGAATTGTCTTTAGGTTCTTGGCTTACATTTGGAAATCAACTGGATGTTGCAAATGTAAAAGCTTGTATGAGAGAAGCTTTTAATCATGGAGTTAACTTTTTTGATAATGCAGAAGCATATGCAAATGGATTATCTGAATCATTGATGGGTTTAGCTTTAAAAGAATATAGAAGAACAGATTTAGTTATTTCCACAAAAATTTTCTGGGGTGGTAACGGCCCAAATGATAGAGGTTTATCCAGAAAACATATTTTAGAAGGAACTTGGGAATCACTAAAAAGATTGCAACTTGATTATGTAGATTTGATTTTCTGTCATAGACCAGATCCAGAAACACCAATTGAAGAAACTGTTTTAGCAATGGATTATGTTATAAGAAATGGCTTAGCGATGTATTGGGGTACTTCTGAATGGAGCGCTGAACAAATAGAAGCTGCTCATAAAGCTGCAAAAGAATTAAATTGTATTCCACCTACCATGGAACAACCACAATATAATATGTTCGTAAGAGAAAAAGTAGAAAAGGAGTTTAAACCATTATACGAAAAATATGGTCTTGGTTTAACTACCTGGAGTCCTTTAGCAAGCGGTTTATTAACAGGAAAATATAATAATGGTATTCCAGAAGATAGTAGGTTGGCTAAATTTAAGAGTTTAGCTGAACGTATGAAAGAAAATGGTTTATTGTCAGATGAAAATATTGAAAAAGTTAAAAAATTAAGTAATATCGCTAAAGATTTAGGTGCATCAATGCCGCAACTCGCTTTAGCCTGGTTATTAAAAAATCCTAATGTTTCTACAGTTATTACTGGTGCAAGTAGAGTAGAACAAGTTAAAGAAAACATGAAAGCTGTTGAAGTAAAAGAAAAATTAACAGAGGATATAATGCAAGAAATTGAAAAAATATTAAATAATAAGCCAGAATAA
- a CDS encoding MFS transporter — translation MNYILQMKKNITREYIYSFLNNFNLLSTVWMLYLAYKGMSLTQIGLLEGLFHVTSFLMEIPTGSVADIFGRKTSRVLGRVFWVISSITMLYGNNFFHFALAMALMALSYNLESGAGQALIYDSLKELNKDNEYMKIAGRIELLTQIGMISGYLLGGYIAKIKYEYVFIYASLLGLITIIHSLTFKEPKIIEKKEKTTFKDVFVNAYNSFILLKDKKDVLYLIFFSEGMLVVGTLFFFYLQNYFLSLGINQFQIGIIMALSGIFSAIMSFFTHKIEKKFGLKNLLIFIPIAYSLLSFGLISNIPYIFNILLGGLNGILYIVYIDYVNKRIPSEKRATILSMCSMVYSLYMIIFFPIFGRIADIYSFNISFISVSIILFILSIINGIILIKK, via the coding sequence ATGAATTATATTTTGCAAATGAAAAAGAATATTACTAGAGAATATATATACTCTTTTTTGAATAATTTTAATTTGTTAAGTACTGTTTGGATGTTATATTTAGCGTATAAGGGCATGAGTTTAACTCAAATTGGATTGCTCGAAGGATTATTTCATGTAACTTCATTTTTAATGGAAATACCTACTGGATCTGTTGCAGATATTTTTGGAAGAAAAACTAGTAGAGTTTTAGGAAGAGTTTTTTGGGTTATATCTAGTATTACAATGTTATATGGAAATAACTTTTTCCATTTTGCATTAGCAATGGCTTTAATGGCATTATCATATAATTTAGAATCTGGAGCAGGACAAGCTTTAATATATGATTCTTTAAAAGAATTAAATAAAGATAATGAATATATGAAAATCGCTGGTAGAATTGAACTTTTAACTCAAATTGGTATGATTAGTGGATACTTATTAGGCGGTTATATTGCCAAAATTAAATATGAATATGTTTTTATATATGCTTCACTATTAGGATTAATTACAATAATACATTCTCTTACTTTTAAAGAACCAAAAATAATAGAAAAGAAAGAAAAAACTACATTTAAAGATGTTTTTGTTAATGCCTATAATAGTTTCATATTATTAAAAGATAAAAAGGATGTATTATATTTAATTTTTTTCTCTGAAGGTATGTTAGTTGTTGGAACTTTATTTTTCTTTTACTTACAAAATTATTTTTTATCACTTGGAATAAATCAATTTCAAATTGGTATAATAATGGCTTTATCAGGGATTTTTAGTGCTATAATGTCATTTTTTACTCACAAGATTGAAAAGAAATTTGGCTTAAAAAACTTATTAATCTTTATTCCTATTGCCTATTCATTATTATCATTTGGATTAATATCAAATATTCCATATATTTTTAATATACTATTAGGAGGTTTAAATGGAATATTATATATTGTATACATTGATTATGTAAATAAAAGAATACCCAGTGAAAAAAGAGCCACAATATTATCTATGTGTTCTATGGTATATAGCTTATATATGATTATATTTTTTCCAATTTTTGGAAGAATTGCGGATATTTATTCTTTTAATATTTCATTTATTTCTGTATCTATAATTCTGTTTATATTAAGCATTATAAACGGTATTATTTTAATTAAAAAATAA
- a CDS encoding metallophosphoesterase family protein produces the protein MIWAISDIHGMYEKLLKLIRKIPENDKIIFLGDYIDRGPESKQVLDLLFKLKNRAIFLKGNHEDMMIDYIEKRGIYAEGVWFRNGAAYTLKSFENNIENKYMDFIKSLNLYHIEKINGQKYLFVHGGVKYGVKLEEQSERDLLWIRNDFYMQNERYEDYIVIHGHTPTFYITGEYDVYFHKDENNNIISIDIDTGCVYGGKLTAFGIGENYRIIYE, from the coding sequence ATGATTTGGGCAATTTCAGATATTCATGGAATGTATGAAAAGTTATTAAAATTAATACGAAAAATACCAGAAAATGATAAAATCATTTTCCTGGGAGATTATATTGATCGAGGACCGGAATCTAAACAGGTCCTCGATTTACTATTCAAACTAAAAAATAGAGCTATATTTTTAAAAGGAAATCATGAAGATATGATGATTGATTATATAGAAAAAAGAGGCATTTATGCTGAAGGTGTATGGTTTAGAAATGGTGCCGCATACACTTTAAAAAGTTTTGAAAATAATATAGAAAATAAATATATGGATTTTATAAAATCATTGAATTTATATCATATAGAAAAAATAAATGGCCAGAAATATTTATTTGTTCATGGTGGAGTTAAGTATGGAGTAAAATTAGAAGAACAAAGTGAAAGAGATTTATTATGGATAAGAAATGACTTTTATATGCAAAATGAAAGATATGAAGATTATATAGTAATTCATGGTCATACTCCAACATTTTATATAACTGGAGAGTATGATGTATATTTTCATAAGGATGAAAATAATAATATTATTAGTATAGATATAGATACAGGTTGTGTATATGGTGGGAAATTAACAGCATTTGGTATAGGTGAGAATTATAGAATTATATATGAATAA